In Setaria italica strain Yugu1 chromosome I, Setaria_italica_v2.0, whole genome shotgun sequence, the genomic window ATGGGATGCATCTTGcagaaaaaaaagatcaagGATCAATGAATCTAGCAGGATAGGTTATCTTCTGGTATTACTGATCGTCTTTCCTCATTTGTAGTTTTCTGCCAAGAGGTAGTAGTGCTAAGTGTTCTGTGACCACAGGACACTCAGTGCAGACCCCTCTTGATCATGTACAGGACACTCTGCATGACGACTTCTCTATTTGCAGTCATCTTATCCTTCTTGTGCATAGCAGAGTTTCCCCTGTCATCATCGTCTCTCAGATCAACCGGGGAGACGGGAGACTTGGATCAAATGGCATCGTTTTGAGGGGACAGCTAGCTCCTTTGTCTAGAGGAGTTTACACGGTAAAACCAGCCACCTAGAGGATTTTCATGGTTGAAAACAACATGAAAAATCAGGGAACTTATCCTTACCTCCTCTCCTCACCAAAACAAAAGTTTTATACCTCTTACTACATTATTATTTATCTTGCAGTAACTCTATCAAAACTGTTAAAAAACTTATTGTAGAAATATCAAACACAATTACATAGGCCATACAACCTTTTCTTTTAATGTAGACTCTGGAACATAGAGACAAAACCAGTTACCCTCTTAAAACTAGCACAGCCTTTAGACTCTAGACGTCGGAAAAGTGCAAAGTTATCCTCGGTGAGTTGAGAAGGTCAGAAGGAATGCGGGGCCGGAGAATGGGGCAGGGAAAGTGAGGCTGGCACCAAGAAGTTGAGTAACAAAGGTGAGTTGGCAACGGTTCATTTCGATCAATCCTAGGCTTTTTGAATTTCTGGCAGTTGATATTTAGCATCCAGCAAGAACAATAATGCGAGGGCGAGTATCCTTAGTTATTTCGTAGAAATTTGTTCTTGATGTAACATGTAGATTCTCCTTCGCTTGTCCTTGTCAACTACTTAACTACAGAAAAAATGCACAGTAAAATTCTTGACCAATGACCCGTTTGAAAGGGTTGCCTCATTTGTCCAGCCGGAGCTAACACGGTAAGACAAGATAACAGCTACCACCCAGGTCCATGGTGTACTGCTCGTCACTACATTCGTCTATGAGCATCTAAGTCTTAAGTCCAAATGAAACACTGCTACAAGCTTCTCCAGTTCACAATGGCCAAGCTCAACCTTCTGCTTCTCACGCTACTCCTCACTCCCCTCTTCCTCACTTCCAGTTCTGATTCGGTGCGGCCCACCGACGCCGAGCTCCGACCTCTCTTGATCATCAAGAGGGATTGGGGCAACCCTACTGCACTCAGCTCATGGAAGAACACCAGTAGCAACACCACTGCCTCTAGTCCTTTCACTCACTGCGAATGGGCTGGGGTTACTTGCAACGACAACGGCCAAGTGACCGCCCTCTCCTTCCAAAATTTCAACATATCCAATCCAATCCCTGCCTCCATTTGCAGCCTCAAAAAACTAGCGTATCTAGACCTCTCCTACAACAACCTTGCCGGCGAGTTCCCGGCGGCAGCGCTCTACGGTTGCTCGGCACTTCACTACCTCGACCTGTCCAACAATCTCTTCTCCGGCGTCCTCCCAACTGACATCAACGGCAAACTGTCGATGCAGATGGAGCACCTCAACCTGTCAACCAATGGTTTCAGCGGTAGTGTGCCGTCGGCAATTGCCGGGTTCCCAAAGCTCAAGTCGTTGATTCTCGACACTAATAGCTTCAACGGGACCTATCCGGGCTCGGCCATCGGCAGCCTCACCGAGCTCGAGACGCTGACGCTAGCAAGCAACCCATTTTCACCAGGGCGTATCCCTCATGATTTCAGCAAGCTGAAGAATCTAAAGATGCTGTGGATGTCAGGGATGAACCTGACTGGTGTTATACCCTACGCTCTCTCAGCGCTCACTGAGCTTACTGTGTTGGCTTTGTATGAGAATAATCTTGAGGGCGCAATTCCGGCGTTTGTTTGGAAGCTTCAGAAGCTGGAGTTCGTGTACCTTTACGCCAACAGCTTCATGGGTGCAATTGGGCCAGAGTTCACTGCTGTCAACATGCAACAGCTTGACCTATCGGGGAACAGCCTCTCCGGAGTGATACCGGAGACCATCGGTAACATGAAGAACTTGACACTGCTCTGCTTATACAACAACTACTTCACCGGGTGGATTCCGTCGAACATCGGGCTGCTCCCCAACCTCGTAGACATCCGGCTATTCAACAACATGCTCTTGGGCACCCTCCCGCCAGAGCTCGGAAAGCACTCGCCACTCGGCAACCTTGAAGTGAGCAACAACTACCTCACCGGCGTGCTCGGGGAAACCCTGTGCTTCAACAAGAAGCTCTACAACATCGTGGCGTTCAACAACAACTTCTCCGGCGTGTTCCCGGCGATCCTGGGGGCGTGCGACACACTGGACAATATCATGCTGCAGAACAACAACTTCGTCGGTGAGTTCCCGGAGAAGATATGGTCGGCGTTGCCCAAGCTGACCAGCGTTATGATACAGAACAATAACTTGACGGGCTTTCTACCTAGTGCCCTGTCCCCTAAAATCACACGGATTGAAATGGGGAACAACAGATTCTTTGGCAACATACCAGAATCTGCAACCGGCCTGCGTTCGTTCGAAGCAGAGAAGAATTTGTTCTCCGGTGGGCTACCTGCGGACATGACAATGCTTGCCAACCTTACTGTTTTGAACCTTGCCGGGAACCAGATTAGTGGATCCATACCAACATCCATCGGAGCCCTTGAGAGGCTTAATTCCCTCAACCTCAGCAGCAACCAGATAACTGGAGAGATCCCGGCAGGAATCGGATTGCTCCCGGTGCTCATCGTCCTCGATCTCTACAACAACAAACTCAGTGGTAGCATCCCGGAGGACTTCAACAACAACCATTTCTCCTTCCTGAATCTCTCGTCTAATCAGCTCACCGGAGAGGTGCCAACCGCACTACAGAGCCCAAAGTACAACAACGTCTTCCTGGACAACCCTAGCTTGTGTGCGGAATCAAACTCTGGCCTACCCCTGCCCCCGTGCTCCCGTAATTCTTGGAGAAAGATCATCTTGTCAGTTGCAGCTCTCTTCAGCTTCATTGCAGTTTGTGTTGGGTGGAGCATCTACAGGCGCAAGAAAGACCGTAAGGATGTTACATCgtggaagatgacaccatttcATGCTCTGGATTTCACCGACCACGACATACTCAGCAACATCAGGGAAGAGAACTTGATCGGCAGAGGTGGGTCAGGAAAAGTCTACCGCATCCATCTCGGCAGCCAGAAGGCAGCAGGGAAAAGCGCTGATGCGGCCGGTGGCCACTCAACAGTGGCCGTGAAGAAGATTGGGAACGCTGGCAAGCCGGACGGTGATATCGACAAGGAGTTCGAAGCGGAGGTGGCATCACTAGGTGGTCTCCGTCATGGCAACATCATCAACCTCCTCTGCTGCATCTCCGGCGACGACACGAAGCTGCTCATTTACGAGTACATGGAGAACGGGAGCCTGGACAGGTGGctgcaccggcgccgccgcaagaTTGGGCCGCCGCTGGGCTGGCCCACCAGGCTGAGCATCGCCATGGACGTCGCCAGGGGCCTCAGCTACCATGGCTTCACGAGGCCGGTCATCCACCGTGACGTCAAGTGCAGCAACATCTTGCTGGATCGCGAGTTTAGAGCCAAGATCGCCGATTTCGGGCTCGCCAGGATCCTTGCCAGGGCCGGCGAGTCGGAGCCGACGTCGAGCGTCTGCGGGACATTCGGTTACATTGCTCCAGGTCGTAGCATCTTTAGTTCCACACGACCAGAACGTTGATGAGAAGTTTTCCATGTTGTGAACACACAACCATGAGCTTATAACACGCCTGGACTTTGTGTTTGGGTGCAGAGTACGTGAGCAGGGCGAAGGTAAGCGAGAAGGtggacgtgtacagcttcggcgtggtGCTGCTGGAGCTCGCCACCGGGCGGGGGCCACAGGACGGCGGCACGGAGTCCGGCAGCTGCCTGGCAAAATGGGCGTCGAAGAGGTGCGGGAACAGCAACCCATGCGTGGACCTGATCGACGGCGAGATCCGGGACCCGGCCTACCTGGACGACATGGTGGCCGTGTTCGAGCTCGGGGTCGTCTGCACCGGCGAGGACCCGTCGTCGAGGCCGCCGATGAACGAGGTCCTCAACCGGCTCATCCAGTGTGGCCGGAGTCAGATGACCCTTGACGATGACGACCACTATGCCAAAGACTTGTGTGGCGACGATTCTTTTGAGTTTATGGTATGACGTGGCCTTGTGATCTGGTACAGTAGCAATCAGAGGCACCTCAGGCCTTGCAAATTGCAATCGCTATCCAGCTTATTCGTTACGTACCATGAATTCTCAGGTCATCAGTCTAAGACGTCAAACCTTTGTTCCGGACCTCTCGGGTCCAGTGAGTGGAAGCACTAGGGGAAAGCTAAGAATTGCCGAgcgttttttctttgccgagtatttttttcgaacactcggcaaacaatctCTTTGTCAAGTGCCAAGttaaaaacactcgacaaataggggctttgccgagtgttcgaaaaaaacactcggcaaacccgggGCTGCGGAGTGTCTAAGCTTACATTCGGTGAAGAGGGGGGTtggccgagtgtcaaaaaaaacactcggcaaaaatatttttttcctcttttcaccttaaaattttttctactccccacatataacatgtggtactccatgttaaaatttggtatatttttagatttatttgctatatttatttaattaattgcatttcaagaaaatttttggtataagtcaaatttgaactgcaagtgattcaaattatggaacaaaatgagtataaaaatgatattcatgttatttggcccaatttgagacctgatccatgaaatgaaaagaaatttcgaacatcttgttcaggaaacacgaccatgaacgtgtggcagtagtatttttaaattgtaaaaaaaacaagcaaagtctgaaaatcatgagatttgtcatgatgtgatgatataatacgtggaggctgtggaaaaaaattgagaaggttttgcacatttcatcatgtacgatgattacaaaccgaagcatcttagaagaagaatagtaactttgagaaagattcgataagatttagagttGAAGTGATGTCGAGTTTGGTTtaactacaaaactttttgtatagtcaatagagaacatatatatttcacgtgaaaatttggtatttttttgaaactattggatattttttaatttttttaaaaaaaactttgccgagtgtcctaggtaatcctttaccgagtgtccacataggacactcggcgacttttTTTTTCCACGTACCGGGCCCGCCTCCCCTCACGCCGCCCCCCTCAAGGCACCCCCGCCCcccctgtggcggaaccacctcggattaccttgattaaagcacggttaagtcgcctgacacacgacactcatgccttagtcaagttaactcgaagtgccgtcggatttcatccgatttaaccacttaacaggaccgagtttagcaaaactcacacgaaggtgagtggttccagagaatacaacagatccactgagttaaacaagtttgacaatttagttcaacatcaaaacgaaagtcagagttttacaggattcAAGAGCAGCGGAAAggtaaaatagcggaagctagcgccggggtcggatgtccctgatgaggccgatcaggacatcagtgatccctttcctcgaccgtccaacccagagggagctagggcggccaagtgccaacaggagcaaactcaggagctgcgacttcacctgaaaagagagccacaaacaaggctgagctgctaagctcaacaagacttaaccaaccggtggtaaaactactccaccacgtctagacatgcaaggctctttggctgaggggtttgtttgccaaaagcgactatgttaggtccttgctttcaagttttagctcaaattctaagttcattaaccagtctatgttggcatcttactctaagcaaacatagatccaactttatgtatataagctcatcaacaagaccatgtcatcatcagactctttcattactcagtgtagcatagcgatcaagcagtctcaaactgtgagaggcagacgaatcgattcgagtttcttaacaatgcatggcgaacctaatctcacgacatccgcgcaccacaaggatcgcttcctgtgtcggccatccccatcaattcccaagcacgtgtcaggtccaaacttcccttggcatgcaatgctccacagtcccagcctctaccgtactgtgaccgcacttgcacccacatgatgcaccatgggaacctcgttccagggacagcaggggtataagccacgccctagttcaatcaggtactaggcttccccatcccatactaggtatgagattagtactttcaaacacttgatcacgaacaccaccactgtcaggccttaacagattccatagacagacggggcgatcaaccgaccaccaaaagagttaacccaaaccctgccccgtccatcgtccttatagttgtaacagaaggagaaacaaccaactcctataactcgcgagtgacagggaatcactcgacttttaccgatacCTATTTAAGcagtgcaactactcgacccaacaactagtgttcagatcaaaagaactatgtcatgcatctaaggttgcaaacaactcctatacgtaaatgcacaaacatgagaaagaaggcatgcgcaagtttgggaaactttggggttcatgctccggggcttgccttcaagcggaggggaggggaactggtcttcagctggggcgacttcggcttctggaactggtagctcggctacagctccgtcttctggaactgggtgtagctcgtagacacCATCAGCGaggtgcaactctacacgaatgcaatgcaggagttagtgtttagacggttatttcaacaacacttgcagcgaggctacagaaaaggtggggaagtttactttagttggtggagagcaagataaaagggtcggattggaagaaacttatgatcggACCCttactagaggaatagctgtgctgggggtcctcagacttaatgtagagaagtccccgaaatcttacacagataccttcgggtcaaggaaaaagatacagccgagtcctcgggcgaggcagataagggtcggctaacagacagggtcgggcgagacggaaaaggggtcgggcgaacagatagggtcgggcgaaccggtgaggggtcggcagcttaccttcggtttataggtggagctttggggtcgggaaggagtagacttgggcggaagatcttaagcactaaggcttgggtggcggcgatgtccggcggtgctccggcggcggcggagctccttgcgagcaacaaggaagctctagcacagcgcggaggagcaggtggctgggtggattgcgaggggcgggtgttgagcggagatgagagttcctcaagaacttaggtggcggcgctcgagcacgaaatagaggaacaaggcggcgaggcaacgatggcgaagggaactccagtaggactctggcattcccttttatagctgcgcggaagagagagagttggagtagcacgaagaccggaagaaaaggatggagtgcgctgccatggtggcgattgagcggcgatggacggtggaacaggacttcggagatagcgtcctcggctattgggcacgggagacaaggcggcgcaggcgcggttttgccggggctGAGattttggcggaggcgggcgtcttCGAGCGGCGaatttgattggtgtgaccgGGAGAACGgcactacaagcgaggttgcaataggtgaaaagacaggcgggctgcggctgcgcgggcgagcgcgaaacagcggtTT contains:
- the LOC101755460 gene encoding receptor-like protein kinase 5; this translates as MAKLNLLLLTLLLTPLFLTSSSDSVRPTDAELRPLLIIKRDWGNPTALSSWKNTSSNTTASSPFTHCEWAGVTCNDNGQVTALSFQNFNISNPIPASICSLKKLAYLDLSYNNLAGEFPAAALYGCSALHYLDLSNNLFSGVLPTDINGKLSMQMEHLNLSTNGFSGSVPSAIAGFPKLKSLILDTNSFNGTYPGSAIGSLTELETLTLASNPFSPGRIPHDFSKLKNLKMLWMSGMNLTGVIPYALSALTELTVLALYENNLEGAIPAFVWKLQKLEFVYLYANSFMGAIGPEFTAVNMQQLDLSGNSLSGVIPETIGNMKNLTLLCLYNNYFTGWIPSNIGLLPNLVDIRLFNNMLLGTLPPELGKHSPLGNLEVSNNYLTGVLGETLCFNKKLYNIVAFNNNFSGVFPAILGACDTLDNIMLQNNNFVGEFPEKIWSALPKLTSVMIQNNNLTGFLPSALSPKITRIEMGNNRFFGNIPESATGLRSFEAEKNLFSGGLPADMTMLANLTVLNLAGNQISGSIPTSIGALERLNSLNLSSNQITGEIPAGIGLLPVLIVLDLYNNKLSGSIPEDFNNNHFSFLNLSSNQLTGEVPTALQSPKYNNVFLDNPSLCAESNSGLPLPPCSRNSWRKIILSVAALFSFIAVCVGWSIYRRKKDRKDVTSWKMTPFHALDFTDHDILSNIREENLIGRGGSGKVYRIHLGSQKAAGKSADAAGGHSTVAVKKIGNAGKPDGDIDKEFEAEVASLGGLRHGNIINLLCCISGDDTKLLIYEYMENGSLDRWLHRRRRKIGPPLGWPTRLSIAMDVARGLSYHGFTRPVIHRDVKCSNILLDREFRAKIADFGLARILARAGESEPTSSVCGTFGYIAPEYVSRAKVSEKVDVYSFGVVLLELATGRGPQDGGTESGSCLAKWASKRCGNSNPCVDLIDGEIRDPAYLDDMVAVFELGVVCTGEDPSSRPPMNEVLNRLIQCGRSQMTLDDDDHYAKDLCGDDSFEFMV